ATGTAGCGGCGGGCCTCCCCGTGCAGCTCGGTCATGAGCGCCTCGCGCCGGACGGAACTCTTCTGCGTCATGCAGATATTGTACGGATCAGACAGCGCGCGGTCACGGCCCGGCCCCGGAAGGCTCAGGGCGTCTCGGCGGTCAGATAGCGCTGCACGGTGGGCCCCAGCCAGGCCACGACCTCCTCGGTGGACATCTCGACGGCCGGCGGCAGGCGCAGCACGTAGCGGGCGAGCGCCATGCCGAGAATCTGGGAGGAGGCGAGCATCGCCCGGCGCGGGGCCTCCGCCGGGTCGGGACAGACGCCCCGGGCGACCGGCCCGATCTGCTGGGCGAATATCTCCTGCATGCGCGCGGCGCCGGCCTCGTTGGTGACGCCCACCCGCAGCATCGCGGTGAGGACCTCGTCGCGCTCCCAGCTCTCCAGGAAGTGCGTGACCAGGACGGCCCCGATGTGCTGTGCGGGCAGGGCGCCCAGTTCGGGCAGGCCGATCTCGATCTCGGAGGCGGCGGCGAAGAGCCCCTCCTTGTTGCCGTAGTAGCGCATCACCATCGACGGGTCGATCCCGGCGTCGCGGGCGATGGCACGGATGGTGGCGCGCTCGTATCCGTCGGAGGCGAAGCGCTCGCGGGCGGCCTCCAGGATGGCGGCCCGGGTGGCGTCGGAGCGGCGGACGGTCGTCATACCAACAACTGTAGGCCAACGGGTGTTGACACACCATCGGGACCGCCCTACCGTTGCCAACAAGCGTTGACCAACAACTGTTGGCAAACGATCGTGGGCACCCTGGAGGAAGCCATGAGCACCACGAACACGGACGTACTCGTCGTCGGCGCGGGCCCCACCGGCCTCCTGCTCGCCGGCGACCTCGCCACCGCCGGCATCGACGTGACCCTCGTCGAGCGCCGCCCGCACGGCCTCGGCAACATGACCCGGGCCTTCGGCGTCCACGCCCGCACCCTGGAGCAGCTCGACGCCCGCGGCCTCGCGGACGAACTCCTCGCCACCGGCACCACCCTCACCACGGCACGACTCTTCGGCCGCCTCGACCTGGACCTGACCCGCCTGCCCACCCGCTTCAACCACCTGCTCGTCACCCCGCAGTACGAGGTCGAGCGCCTCCTGGAGCGCCGCGCGGTCGACGCGGGCGTCACCTTCCGGTACGGCACGGAGCTGCGCGGACTGCGCCAGGACGCCGAGGGCGTCACCGCGGAGCTCACCGACCCCGAGGGCACCCCGCTCACCCTCCGCGCCCGCTACCTGGTCGGCACGGACGGCCACCGCAGCTCCGTCCGCACCGCCCTCGGCCTGCCCTTCCCCGGCCACTCCGTGATCCGCTCCATCGTCCTCGCCGACGTGCGCCTGGCCGAGGAGCCCGCCGACGTCTTCAGCGTCAACGGCTCCGGAGACACCTTCGCCTTCCTCGCCCCCTTCGGCGACGGCTGGTACCGGGTCATGGGCTGGACCCGCACCCGCCAGGTCGCCGACAGCGAGCCCGTCGACCTCGACGAGATCCGCGAGATCGCCCGCAAGGCCCTCGGCACCGACTACGGCATGCACGACCCCCGCTGGATCTCCCGCTTCCACAGCGACGAGCGCCAGGCTCCCGCCTACCGCGTCGGCCGGGCCTTCCTCGCCGGGGACGCCGCCCACGTCCACTCCCCCGCCGGCGGCCAGGGCATGAACACCGGCCTCCAGGACGCCGCCAACCTCTCCTGGAAGCTCACCGCCGCACTCCGCGGCACGGCGCCCGACCCCGAGGCCCTCCTCGACAGCTACCAGTCCGAGCGCCACCCCGTCGGCGCCATGGTGCTCCGCAGCAGCGGCGCGATCGTCCGCCTCGCGATGGCCCACACCCCCCTCACCCGCGCCACCCGCTCCCTCGCCGCCCACCTCGTGAACGCCATCCCGCCTGCCTCGGCCCGCGCCATGGGCATGCTCAGCGGCATCGACATCGCGTACGCCCCCGCACCGGGCACCGGCCGCCCCTCGGGCCGCCGCGCACCCGACGCCCGCCTGCGCGAAGGACGCCTCTACGAACTGCTCCGCCAGGGCGAGTTTGTCCTGATCGCCCCCGGGGGACCGGCCCCGGCGCTGCCGTCGACCGCCCCCGTCACGGCGAAGCACCTGATCCGGGCCACCTGGACGGACCCGGCGAAGAGGACGGCCGTACTGGTCCGCCCCGACGGCTACGTCCACTGGACGAGCAACTGACCGACGACCCCGGCTCAGAAGACGTACGGATCCCCGGTGGCGAGCACCAGCACACGATGCCGGTCGTTCCGCGGGTTCCGGTCGGCCACCCCGTCCCGCCAGGCCGTGGTGACCTCGACCGTCATCTCATCCGGGAAGCCCGCGGTCCGCAGGTCGAGCGCCAGCTCGCCGGCGCCCCCCGCGGCCCTGAGCCGGCCCGTCCGGCAGGAGACCACCCGGTCACTGCTCCAGAGACAGGCCGGCGGCAGCTCCTGGCCGCCCGCCATCGGCTCGGAGAAGGCGAGCCGGACCGTCGCCTGGGAGACGTCGGAGGGCCCGTGGTTCTCACTGACCAGCCAGACACCGACCCTCCCGTCCCAGAGGGAGACATGCCCGTGATGGGACAGATCCGCCTCGGTCCCGGCCACCGGCCCCACGGCACCGGCACTCCCGCCCGCACCCACCATCACGGCCGCGAGAGCGACCCCGAGCACACCCATCCGCAATCCACGCATAGGCACAAAATAACCACAACCCATCACATATTCTGACAAGCCGTCAGCCCGCGTGTCCCGTGACAGGCTTCCCCCATGCTCATCGCCCGCTCCATCGCCCTGTTCCTCCTCGCCGCCCTCTTCGAGATCGGCGGCGCCTGGCTCGTCTGGCAGGGCGTCCGGGAACACCGCGGCTGGATCTGGATCGGCGCGGGAGTCATCGCCCTCGGTATCTACGGCTTCGTCGCCACCCTCCAGCCCGACGCCGAGTTCGGCCGCGTCCTCGCCGCCTACGGCGGAGTGTTCGTCGCCGGCTCCCTCGCCTGGGGCATGGTCGCCGACGGCTACCGCCCCGACCGCTGGGACGTCGTCGGCGCCCTCATCTGCCTCGCCGGCATGGCCGTGATCATGTACGTCCCGCGAGGCCGCTGACCGCGTCCCGCCTATCCTGACCGGGCGATCGACCCGCAATCGACCACATGCGCGAGGAGCACCTCATGACTGCCGCCGGCACCCCCATCGCCGTCATCACCGGAGCGAGCAGCGGAATCGGCGCCGCCACCGCCCGGCAGCTGGCCGCCGCCGGCTACCGAGTCGTCCTCACCGCCCGCCGCAAGGACCGCATCGAGGCCCTCGCCGCCGAGATCAACGACGCCGGCCACCAGGCCACCGCCTACGCCCTCGACGTCACCGACCGCGCCGCCGTCGACGAGTTCGCCACCGCCTTCCGCACCCTCGCCGTCCTCGTCAACAACGCCGGCGGCGCCCTCGGCGCCGACCCCGTCGCCACCGGCGACCCCGAGGACTGGCGCCGGATGTACGAGGTCAACGTCCTCGGCACCCTCCACATGACCCAGGCCCTGCTCCCCGCCCTCACCGCCAGCGGCGACGGCACGGTGGTCGTCCTCTCCTCCACCGCCGGCCACTCCACCTACGAGGGCGGCGCCGGCTACGTCGCCGCCAAGAACGGCGCCCGCGTCCTCGCCGAGACCCTCCGCCTGGAGATCGTCGGCACTCCGGTCCGCGTCATCGAGATCGCCCCCGGCATGGTCAAGACCGACGAGTTCGCCACGACCCGCTTCCGCGGCGACACCGACAAGGCGGCCAAGGTCTACGCGGGCGTCGCCGAACCCCTCACCGCGGACGACGTGGCCGACACCATCACCTGGGCCTGCACCCGCCCCCCGCACGTCAACATCGACCTCCTGGTCGTCCGCCCCCGGGCCCAGGCCTCCAACACCAAGGTCCACCGCGAGCTGTAGAACGACGGAAGGGGCCGGTGCACCGCACCGGCCCCATCACTCCCGAAACCCCGAAACCCCCTCGAAGACCCCCGAAGGGAAGACCTCAGCCCTTCACACAGATGACCTGCTTCAGCTTGGCGACGACCTCCACCAGGTCCCGCTGCTGGTCGATCACCTTCTCGATCGACTTGTAGGCACCCGGGATCTCGTCCACGACACCGGAGTCCTTGCGGCACTCCACGCCCCGCGTCTGCTCCTCCAGGTCCTTCGTCGAGAAGCGCCGCTTGGCCGCGCTCCGGCTCATCTTCCGGCCGGCACCGTGCGAGGCCGAGTTGAAGGACGCCGCGTTCCCCAGGCCCTTCACGATGTACGAGCCCGTGCCCATCGAGCCCGGGATGATCCCGAACTCCCCGGACCCGGCCCGGATCGCACCCTTCCGCGTGACCAGCATGTCCATGCCCTCGTACCGCTCCTCCGCCACGTAGTTGTGGTGGCAGGAGATCACCGGCTCGAAGGTCACCTTGGCCTTGCGGAACTCCCGGCGGACGACCTCCTGGAAGAGCGCCATCATGATCGCGCGGTTGTACTTCGCGTACTCCTGCGCCCAGAACAGGTCGTGCCGGTAGGCGGCCATCTGCGGGGTGTCCGCGACGAACACCGCCAGGTCACGGTCGACGAGCCCCTGGTTGTGCGGCAGCTTCTGCGCCTCGCCGATGTGGTACTCGGCGAGCTCCTTGCCGATGTTCCGGGACCCGGAGTGCAGCATGAGCCACACCGCCCCGGACGAGTCGAGGCAGAACTCGATGAAATGGTTTCCCGACCCGAGGGTTCCCATCTGCTGACCCGCACGTTCGCGGCGGAACTTCACCGCGTCCGCGACCCCGTCGAACCGCGACCAGAAGTCGCCCCACCCCGCCGTCGGGAACTGGTACAGCCGCTTCGGGTCCACCGCCTCGCGGTGCAGGCCCCGGCCCACCGGGATCGCCTGCTCGATCTTCGAGCGGAGGCGGGACAGGTCGCCCGGCAGGTCGTTCGCCGTCAGGGACGTCTTGACCGCCGACATCCCGCAGCCGATGTCCACACCGACCGCCGCCGGGCAGACCGCACCCTGCATCGCGATCACCGAACCGACGGTCGCGCCCTTGCCGTAGTGCACGTCCGGCATCACGGCCAGGCCCTTGATCCACGGCAGCGTCGCCACGTTCTGCAACTGCTGCATGGCGCCGCCCTCGACCGACGCGGGGTCGGCCCACATCCTGATCGGTACTTTCGCGCCAGGCACCTCTACGTACGACATACTTCCTCGATTCCCCCGAAAAGCCTGATAACGCAAAAACCGGAGCCAAAGCCCGTACAGGTGACAGCGGACCGGCATCAACGGCTGCGTGTGCGATAGACATTGTGTCCACCGGCCGGGTTCGCGCGGCAAACAGTTTTCGGGAAAGACTTCGGGTGAAGGGAGCCTGGGACCGTGCAGCGAAAGAGGTACGCACCCGGCCGCACCGGGTCCACGGCGCGCACCGCCGTCGCCCTCGCACTCGGCCTCGGCCTGGGGGCCGGCCTCACCGCGTGCTCCGCGGGCGCCCCCGCCGACGACATCGCCGTCGACGCCAAGGCCGGCCAGGCCGCCGCCCCCGTCGCGCCCCCCGGCCGCTACCGCACCCTCTTCGAGCCCTGCGGCGCCGTCGCGCAGGCCACCCTCAAGGACCTGCTCCCGGGCGCCGCCGCGCTGCCCGACGCCGAGCGCGACAAGGCGTACCGGGGCGTCGCGGCCGTCACGTACGACACCGACCGGCGCGTCGGCTGCACGTGGAAGGCCGACACCCCGGACACCTCGCACCGGCTGTCCCTCGACATCGAGCGGGTGGTCTCGTACGACGCGGCGGTGAGCGACGACGACCGGGCGCAGGAGGTGTACGTCCGCAAGCAGCTCGCGGCGGGCATCCCGGTGCCGCCCACGACCCCGCCCTCGCCCACGACCCCGCCCTCGCCGACCGGGACGCCGACGGGGACCCCCTCGGCCGCGGGCAAGCCGGCCTCGGGCGCCACGACCACCGCCCCGTCGGGCAAGCCGTCGACGGGCACCCCCACCACCGACGCCCCCTCCACCGGCGCCCCCTCCACCGGCCCCACCTCGACCGGTCTCGAGCCCCGTGTCCTCGACGGTCTCGGGGACGTCGCGTACGTCGACGACATCCTCAGTACGGCCGGTGCGAACAGCCATCAGCGGGCCGTGAGCGTGGTGTTCCGCACATCGAACGTGATCGTGACGGTCTCGTACCAGGAGCAGACGACGGGGTCCGCCGAGGCTCCCGACAGTGCGGAACTGCAGGAAAAGGCCCGGAATCTGGCCCGGCAGCTCGCCGATCGGCTGGAGGAGTAGCGGTTCGCCTCCGCTCCGTGAGCGGATGGCGACCACGTAACGTGTCGGCGTACCTGTGGCCGTGCCGTACGACAAGCGACTGAAGGAACCATGCAGCGATCAGCTCAGCGAACGCGACTCACCCGCATACTCGCCTGCGCCGCCGTCCCGGTGATGCTCGTCGCCGCGGGCTGTTCTTCGGACTCCGGCGACTCCGGCGGCTCCGGCAAGGCGGAGGGGCAGGGCAACGCGTCCGCGTCGGCGTCCGTGACGCCCTCGCCGTCGCAGTCGACGAAGACGGTCGAGCCGGCGAAGTTCGCGAAGCTGCCCGAGGTGTGCAAGTCGATCTCGTCGAAGACGACGGCGTCGCTGGTGCCCAAGGCGAAGACGAAGAACGGGACGCCGGCGGCCTCCAGCGACCTGGCCAGCCGCGGTGGCTGCTCGTGGAACGGCCTTGAGGACAAGGGCGTGGAGGGCTCGCAGTACCGCTGGCTGGACGTGTCGTTCTACCGGTACGAATCCGATGCGGCGCTGGGCAGCGGTCAGGAGCGTGCGCAGGAGAACCTGGCGAAGGAGCTGGCCAAGGTCCAGCAGACGCCGGGTGCGAAGAAGCTGCGGACGGTCGAGGCCACGGGCATCGGCGACGAGGCGAAGACGGTCACGTACCAGCTGCGGAAGACGGACGAGGACTTCGTGTACACGTCGATCGTGGCGCGTACGGGCAATGTGCTGGTGCTGCTGTCGTACAACGGTGCCGGTTACGCGGGCGCCGACACCCCCTCGGAGAAGACCGTGACGAACGGTGCGATCAAGGCAGCCAAGGAGGCCGTCGCGGCGGTCGCCACGGCCAACAAGTAGTCACAACCCGGCGCGGAATGGCATATTCGCACGGAGCCCGTCCCTCCCCCGAGGGTCGGGCTCCGTGCGCATGTGCCAGTCTGTGCGCGCCGGATGTCGAATGACGAGAGGGGATCGCGGGTGGCCGCGATGCAGCTGAATCGCACACACCGAATACTCATCGGCCTCGTCATCGGCGGTGCGCTGATCATCGCGGGGATCGGTTTCGCGGGTTCGTACGCCGCCGTGCGCGAGCTCGCCCTCCAAAAGGGTTTCGGTACCTTCTCGTACTTCTTCCCGATCGGCATCGACGCGGGCATCTGTGTGCTGCTCGCGCTGGATCTGCTGCTGACCTGGCTGCGGATCCCGTTCCCGCTGCTGCGTCAGACGGCGTGGGTGCTGACGGCGGCGACGATCGCGTTCAACGGTGCGGCGGCGTGGCCCGACCCGCTGGGTGTCGGGATGCACGCGGTGATCCCGGTGCTGTTCGTGGTGGCCGTGGAGGCCGCGCGGCACGCCGTGGGCCGGATCGCGGACATCACGGCGGACAAGCACATGGAGGGCGTCCGGATCACCCGCTGGCTGCTGTCGCCGGTGCCGACGTTCCGGCTGTGGCGGCGGATGAAGCTGTGGGAGCTGCGTTCGTACGAGCAGGTCATCAAGCTGGAGCAGGAACGTCTGATCTACCAGGCCCGGCTGCAGGCGCGCTTCGGGCGGGGCTGGCGGCGCAAGGCTCCGGTGGAGGCGCTGATGCCGCTGCGGCTGGCGCGGTACGGGGTTCCGCTGGCGGAGACGGCCCCGGCGGGTCTGGCGGCGGCGGGCATCGACCCGGCCGTACTCCCTCCGGAGCCGCAGGCGCAGCAGCAGCCGATGGCGGTCGCGCAGGCCCAGCCGGCGGCGCTGCCGGCGCAGGCGCAGGTCCCGGCGCAGACGCAGGTTCCGGTTCCGGCCCAGGGGCAGGCCCCGGGGCAGGCTCCGGTGGGGCCGGTGAATCACGAGAGCCCGTGGTTCGACGCCTCGCAGGTCTCCCCGGAGTCGTACGAGGGCACGTACAACCCGCAGATCGTGGAGGGCCTGGAGCCCATGCCGGTCCCGGTGCCGCAGGGGCCGGAGGACGTCCCTCCGGCGGGCCCGGAGGAGTTCGTGGAGTACCCGGAGTACGTGGAGCAGCCGGAGCCGCGGAACGACGAGTTCGAGGACGTCGTCTACAAGGTCATGGGTTCGTACGTGATCGAGCACGACGAGTTCCCGGCCGAGGCCGAGCTGGCGCGTCTGGTGGCCGAGCAGTACGGCCTCCCGGAGTTCCCCGAGACCGAGCTCGACCTGCTGCGGCAGGCGGTGCCGGCCGCGCAGGAGCGGGTCCAGCAGGCGAGGGCCGAGATGGACACCCCGTAGGAAGACGCATGTGAAAGGGCCGCCACCCGGATCCGGGTGGCGGCCCTTTCACATGCTCAGGTCACACGCTCAGGCGCCGAGCAGCTTCCGCACCCGCTCCGCACCCACCGCGAGCAGCAGCGTCGGCAGGCGCGGGCCCGTCTCGCGGCTGACGAGGAGCTTGTAGAGCAGGGCGAAGAAGGCGCGCTGGGCGAGCTTCAGCTCGGGCGTCGGCTTCGCCTCGGGGTCGAGGCCGGCCATGACCTTCGGGACGCCGTAGACGAGGGTGGTGAGCCCGTCGAGCGACCAGTGGGTGTCGAGGCCCTCCAGGAGGAGGCGGAGCGACTCGCGGCCCTCGTCGTCCAGGGAGCCGAGGAGCTCGGTGTCGGGCTCGTCGCGGACGATGGTGCGCTGGTCGGCCGGGACCTGGTTGGTGATCCAGTTCTCGGCGCGGTCGAGGCGCGGGCGGACCTCGTCGAGGGAGGTCACCGGGTTCTCGGGGTCGAGCTCGGCGAGGATCCGCAGGGTCTGCTCGTCGTGTCCGGCCGTGATGTCCATGACCGAGGCGAGCGTGCGGTACGGGAGCGGGCGCGGGGTGCGCGGCAGCTCGCCGGCGGCGGTGCGGGCGGCACGGGAGTACGCCGCCGCGTCCGCAGGCAGGGCGGAGCCGTCGGCGACCTTGGCCTCCAGCTTGTCCCACTCGTCGTACAGCCGCTGGATCTCCTGGTCGAAGGCGATCTTGAAGGACTGGTTGGGCCTGCGGCGGGCGTAGAGCCAGCGCAGGAGCTGGGGCTCCATGATCTTCAGGGCGTCGGCCGCGGTGGGCACGCCGCCCTTCGAGGAGGACATCTTGGCCATGCCGCTGATGCCGACGAAGGCGTACATGGGGCCGATGGGCTGGACGCCGTCGAAGATGCGGACGATCTGGCCGCCGACCTGGAACGAGGAGCCGGGCGAGGAGTGGTCGACACCGGAGGGCTCGAAGATGACGCCCTCGTAGGCCCAGCGCATGGGCCAGTCGACCTTCCAGACCAGCTTGCCGCGGTTGAACTCGCTGAGCTTGACGGTCTCGGCGAAGCCGCAGCTGGTGCAGGTGTAGGCGAGCTCGGTGGTCTCGTCGTCGTACGAGGTGACGGTCGTCAGGTCCTTCTCGCACCGGCCGCAGTAGGGCTTGTACGGGAAGTAGCCGGAGGCGCCGCCGGAGCCGTCGTCCTCGGCGGCGGCGCCGGAGCCCTCCTCGGCCTCCAGCTCGGCCTCGTCGACGGGCTTCTGGGACTGCTTCTTCGGGGCCTTCTTCGTCCGGTACTGGTCGAGGATGGCGTCGATGTCGCCGCGGTGCTTCATCGCGTGCAGGATCTGCTCGCGGTACGTACCGGCGGTGTACTGCTCGGTCTGGCTGATCGGGTCGTACTCGACGCCCAGCTCGGCCAGCGACTCGACCATGGCGGCCTTGAAGTGCTCGGCCCAGTTGGGGTGGGGCGAGCCGGCGGGGGCCGGGACCGAGGTCAGCGGCTTGCCGATGTGCTCGGCCCAGGACGCGTCGATGCCCTCGATGCCGTTCGGCACCTTGCGGTAGCGGTCGTAGTCGTCCCAGGAGATGAGGTGCCGGACCTCGTACCCGCGGCGGCGGATCTCGTCGGCGACCAGGTGCGGGGTCATGACCTCGCGGAGGTTGCCGAGGTGGATCGGGCCGGACGGGGAGAGGCCGGAGGCGACGACGACCGGTTTGCCAGGCGCACGTCGCTCCGACTCGGCGATGACCTCGTCCGCGAAACGGGAGACCCAGTCGGTCTCGGTGCTGCTCTGAGCCACGGTCGGTACGTCCTTCTTCCTGAGGGGTTCTGCCTGTCAGCCCTACGAGGACCATTCTCCCAGACGGAACGACACTCTCCGAGGTTGTCCACAGGCGGGGAAATCACGTTGCGCTCCCGTGGGACACTTGACAAGCGAATTAGACCTGACGGACTCAACAGGAACGGAAGCTCATGGCCTCGGTCCCTTCCCTCGCTTCGACCGTGCAGCAGCGCCTCGCGGACGGCCTCTCGGCGGCTCTGCCGGACGCCGCGTCCGCCGACCCGCTGCTGCGACGAAGCGACCGGGCCGACTTCCAGGCCAACGGCATCCTGGCGCTGGCCAAGCAGCTCAAGGGCAATCCGCGTGAGCTGGCGACGAAGGTCGTCGAGGCGATCCCGGCCAACGACGTGCTGAAGGAGATCGAGGTCTCGGGCCCCGGCTTCCTGAACATCACGGTGACGGACTCGGCGATCATCGAGACCCTCGCGGCCCGTGCGGCGGACGCGCGTCTCGGCGTGCCGTTCAACGAGTCGGCGGGCACGACGGTCATCGACTACGCGCAGCCGAACGTGGCGAAGGAGATGCACGTCGGCCACCTGCGGTCGGCCGTGATCGGCGCGGCGATGGTCGAGATCCTGGAGTTCACCGGCGAGACGGTGGTCCGGCGCCACCACATCGGCGACTGGGGCACCCAGTTCGGCATGCTCATCCAGTTCCTGATCGAGCACCCGCACGAGCTGGACCACTCCTCGGAGGCGGAGGTCTCCGGCGAGGAGGCCATGTCGAACCTGAACCGGCTGTACAAGGCCTCGCGGGCCCTGTTCGACTCCGACGAGGAGTTCAAGACGCGGGCGCGTGCCCGGGTCGTGGACCTCCAGGCGGGCGACGAGGAGACCCTGGCCCTCTGGCAGCGGTTCGTCGACGAGTCGAAGATCTACTTCTACTCGGTCTTCGACAAGCTGGACATGGACATCCGGGACGGCGACGTCGTCGGCGAGTCCGGGTACAACGACATGCTGCAGGAGACCTGCCGGATCCTGGAGGAGTCGGGCGTCGCGGTCCGCTCCGAGGGTGCGCTGTGCGTGTTCTTCGACGACGTGAAGGGCCCGGACGGCAACCCGGTGCCGCTGATCGTCCAGAAGTCCGACGGCGGCTTCGGGTACGCGGCGACGGACCTGTCCGCGATCCGCGACCGGGTGCAGAACCTGAAGGCGACCTCCCTGCTGTACGTGGTGGACGCCCGCCAGTCGCTGCACTTCAAGATGGTCTTCGAGACGGCCCGCCGGGCCGGCTGGCTGAACGACGAGGTGAAGGCGTTCCAGCTGGCGTTCGGCACGGTCCTCGGCAAGGACGGCAAGCCGTTCAAGACCCGTGAGGGCGAGACGGTCCGCCTCGTGGACCTCCTCGACGAGGCGATCGGCCGGGCGACCGAGGTCGTGCGCGAGAAGAACAACGACAAGATCGCCCTCACCGAGCAGGAGATCGTCGAGAACGGCGCGCAGATCGGCATCGGCGCGGTGAAGTACGCCGACCTGTCGACCTCCGCCGTGCGCGACTACAAGTTCGACCTGGACCAGATGGTGTCGCTGAACGGCGACACGTCGGTGTACATCCAGTACGCGTACGCGCGTATCCAGTCGATCAAGCGGAACGCCGGCGACGCCGTGCCGACGGCCCACCCGGAGCTGGAGCTGGCCCCGGCCGAGCGCGCGCTCGGCCTGCACCTGGACCAGTTCGGCGCCGCGGTCGCCGAGGTGGCGGAGGAGTACGCGCCGCACAAGCTGGCCGCGTACCTCTACCAGCTGGCCTCTCACCTGACCGCGTTCTACGACCAGTGCCCGGTCCTGAAGGCGGACACGCAGGAGCAGAAGGAAAACCGGCTGTTCCTGATCGACCTGACGGCCCGCACGCTGCACCAGGGCATGGCGCTGCTGGGCATCCGGACGCCCGAGCGCCTCTGAGGCACCGGAGGCGAGGCCCCCGTCACGACTGCGTGCCGGGGGCTTCGCCGTACCGGATCACCGGATGGGGTGCGAGGTCCGGCCGGAGACCTCGTCGATCTCCGTGTGAGCCTTCTGGAGGAGCTGCGAGGCGAGGTCCATCAGGGCGCGGGCGCCCGCGATCTCCTCGCCCACCCGAAGCTGGTCCGGGTCGGAGGGGTGCCGGTTCGCGGTGCCGTGGGCCCGGAACTCGGTGCCGTCGCTGAGCCGGACCATGGCCGCGGCCCGCGTCCGGTCACCTTCCTCCTGGAACTCCATCTCCACATGCCATCCGACAAGCGTGTGCATCATGAGGACCACCTCCACCGAGGTACCTGTCGGCTACTTCTCCAGGGTGCGCTGCGGAGTGCTGCCCCACCACTCGTTGTCAGTGGCGCCCCGTACGTCAGGACCTAGCCGCGCAGGCTCTGGGCGGCCTCGGTGGCCCAGTAGGTGAGGATCATCTGCGCGCCGGCACGGCGGATGCCGGTGAGGGTCTCCATGATCGCCTTGTCCCGGTCGATCCAGCCCCTCTCGGCGGCGGCCTCGACCATCGAGTACTCACCACTGATCTGGTAGGCGGCGACGGGCACGTCGACGGACGCGGCAACCTTCGCGAGCACATCGAGGTACGGGCCGGCCGGCTTGACCATGACCATGTCGGCGCCCTCCTCCAGGTCGAGCGCCAGCTCGCGCATGGACTCGCGGAGGTTGGCGGGGTCCTGCTGGTAGGTCTTGCGGTCGCCCTTGAGGGAGGAGCCGACGGCCTCGCGGAAGGGGCCGTAGAAGGCGGAGGAGTACTTCGCGGTGTACGCGAGGATCGCCACGTCCTCCTTGCCGATGGTGTCCAGGGCGTCGCGGACGACCCCGACCTGGCCGTCCATCATCCCGGAGGGGCCCACGACGTGGACGCCGGCGTCGGCCTGGACCTGCGCCATCTCGGCGTAGCGCTCCAGGGTGGCGTCGTTGTCGACGCGGCCGTCGGCGTCCAGGACGCCGCAGTGGCCGTGGTCGGTGAACTCGTCGAGGCACAGGTCGGACATGATGATGAGCTCGTCGC
The DNA window shown above is from Streptomyces vietnamensis and carries:
- the argS gene encoding arginine--tRNA ligase, with protein sequence MASVPSLASTVQQRLADGLSAALPDAASADPLLRRSDRADFQANGILALAKQLKGNPRELATKVVEAIPANDVLKEIEVSGPGFLNITVTDSAIIETLAARAADARLGVPFNESAGTTVIDYAQPNVAKEMHVGHLRSAVIGAAMVEILEFTGETVVRRHHIGDWGTQFGMLIQFLIEHPHELDHSSEAEVSGEEAMSNLNRLYKASRALFDSDEEFKTRARARVVDLQAGDEETLALWQRFVDESKIYFYSVFDKLDMDIRDGDVVGESGYNDMLQETCRILEESGVAVRSEGALCVFFDDVKGPDGNPVPLIVQKSDGGFGYAATDLSAIRDRVQNLKATSLLYVVDARQSLHFKMVFETARRAGWLNDEVKAFQLAFGTVLGKDGKPFKTREGETVRLVDLLDEAIGRATEVVREKNNDKIALTEQEIVENGAQIGIGAVKYADLSTSAVRDYKFDLDQMVSLNGDTSVYIQYAYARIQSIKRNAGDAVPTAHPELELAPAERALGLHLDQFGAAVAEVAEEYAPHKLAAYLYQLASHLTAFYDQCPVLKADTQEQKENRLFLIDLTARTLHQGMALLGIRTPERL
- a CDS encoding DUF1876 domain-containing protein, whose protein sequence is MHTLVGWHVEMEFQEEGDRTRAAAMVRLSDGTEFRAHGTANRHPSDPDQLRVGEEIAGARALMDLASQLLQKAHTEIDEVSGRTSHPIR
- the hemB gene encoding porphobilinogen synthase, with the translated sequence MNSYGSFPGARPRRLRTTPAMRRMVAETRLHPADLILPAFVREGITEPVPIEAMPGVVQHTRDTLRKAAVEALEAGVSGIMLFGVPEDAKKDAAGTAGTDPDGILQVAIRDVKAEVGDELIIMSDLCLDEFTDHGHCGVLDADGRVDNDATLERYAEMAQVQADAGVHVVGPSGMMDGQVGVVRDALDTIGKEDVAILAYTAKYSSAFYGPFREAVGSSLKGDRKTYQQDPANLRESMRELALDLEEGADMVMVKPAGPYLDVLAKVAASVDVPVAAYQISGEYSMVEAAAERGWIDRDKAIMETLTGIRRAGAQMILTYWATEAAQSLRG